The following are encoded together in the Anabrus simplex isolate iqAnaSimp1 chromosome 5, ASM4041472v1, whole genome shotgun sequence genome:
- the LOC136874631 gene encoding uncharacterized protein, with the protein MLRTPKHPALNAGSYSIDSVPIPDVLKDQSSSPTLPLQMENHDVAGTSGTNTREAEVERPLLSRRKPIFRKKSLPLSATGKKIEPWVIAKTEVAQLQKRLLEEQLREVQKRDEREAALFLIKKRSLELDVKIKEETLKNLTK; encoded by the exons ATGCTGAGGACTCCAAAGCATCCTGCTTTAAATGCTGGCAGCTACTCGATCGACTCGGTACCGATCCCTGATGTTCTCAAAG ACCAATCAAGTAGTCCTACTCTGCCGTTGCAGATGGAAAATCATGATG TTGCAGGTACTTCGGGTACCAACACAAGAGAGGCGGAGGTGGAACGTCCTCTACTTAGTCGGCGTAAGCCAATATTTAGAAAGAAGAGCTTACCACTGTCTGCAACGGGGAAGAAAATTGAACCATGGGTCATAGCGAAGACTGAAGTAGCTCAGCTGCAGAAGAGGCTACTGGAGGAACAATTGCGAGAAGTGCAGAAAAGAGATGAAAGAGAAGCAGCTCTCTTTCTTATAAAGAAAAGGAGCTTAGAACTAGATGTAAAAATTAAGGAGGAGACCCTTAAAAATCTGACAAAATAA